A window of the Heptranchias perlo isolate sHepPer1 chromosome 37, sHepPer1.hap1, whole genome shotgun sequence genome harbors these coding sequences:
- the syce2 gene encoding synaptonemal complex central element protein 2 yields the protein MRTVPSDNIAGRRANTEMIRMADKDYDCEQEMGNVNESTPQTSGCRKNLYTEVELREESCSLVDEVTANSDVQDSTLDFSSKPSNCFAASDASVEGLCERTKQLVNEINKSRIKDHKLMSNFKDTLILKVSEFSKKIEEGLFEIYNSENKLIEDTLQELLNILDRIRCLESELKQTCNAMATVYKDMCTQPEV from the exons ATGAGGACAGTTCCATCTGATAATATTGCAGGTCGCAGAGCTAACACTGAAATG ATCAGGATGGCTGACAAGGATTATGATTGTGAGCAAGAGATGGGGAACGTTAATGAAAGCACACCACAAACAAGTGGCTGCAGAAAGAATCTCTATACAGAGGTAGAGTTAAG AGAGGAATCCTGTAGTTTAGTTGATGAAGTGACGGCAAACTCAGATGTTCAGGATTCTACACTTGATTTCAGTAGCAAGCCCTCAAACTGTTTTGCTGCATCGGATGCCAGTGTTGAAGGGCTATGTGAACGAACAAAACAGCTGGTTAACGAAATAAACAAAAGTAGGATAAAGGACCACAAGTTGATGAGCAACTTTAAGGACACTCTTATTTTGAAG GTTTCAGAATTCTCTAAGAAGATAGAAGAAGGACTGTTTGAAATCTACAACAGTGAAAACAAATTGATTGAGGACACACTGCAGGAGTTGCTGAATATCCTGGACAGGATCAGATGTTTAGAGTCCGAACTTAAACAGACCTGCAATGCCATGGCGACAGTCTACAAGGACATGTGTACCCAGCCAGAAGTATAA